The Marinobacter subterrani genome has a segment encoding these proteins:
- the mutL gene encoding DNA mismatch repair endonuclease MutL, whose amino-acid sequence MPPIRLLSPRLANQIAAGEVVERPASVVKELVENALDAGATRVDVEVEQGGVKLIRVRDDGGGIEESDLPLALSRHATSKIASLDDLEAVASLGFRGEALASISSVSRLALTSRTAEQEAASRVEVEGREMDARISPAAHPVGTTVEVRDLFFNTPARRKFLRTEKTEFNHVEECVRRQALSRFDAGFTLRHNQRVVQSLRPAGSVLDRERRIGALCGQQFIDNAVVIDAEATGLRLWGWVALPTFSRSQADLQYFFVNGRVIRDRLVAHAVRQAYRDVLYNNRHPAFVLYLEVDPATVDVNVHPTKHEVRFRDGRLVHDFIFRTLHKALADVRPDDHFRGAVAQSFGREASAQAEGTLAPGAPSGASWNGQAAVPNYGGTGTPSGFGGPSQPQQEWRASDQMAFYQSLNSGGGTGASESAASGAGFATAMPTPPADSDEEPPLGYAIAQLHGIYILAQSRAGMIVVDMHAAHERITYERMKRALAEQDLKSQPLLVPLSLAVSQKEAALTESHGEELQKLGLQIERIGPETLAVRQVPALLRGADTEQLVRDVLADLIEHGQSDRVEAVTHELLGTMACHGSVRANRQLTIPEMNSLLRDMEATERSGQCNHGRPTWTLVTLSELDKLFLRGR is encoded by the coding sequence ATGCCCCCCATTCGATTACTGTCACCCCGGCTGGCGAACCAGATTGCCGCGGGTGAGGTGGTGGAGCGACCCGCATCCGTCGTCAAGGAACTGGTTGAGAATGCCCTCGACGCTGGAGCCACCCGGGTTGATGTCGAGGTGGAGCAGGGTGGCGTCAAGCTGATCCGGGTTCGGGACGACGGCGGGGGCATCGAGGAAAGTGACCTGCCCCTGGCCCTTAGCCGGCATGCCACCAGCAAGATTGCCAGCCTCGATGACCTGGAAGCGGTTGCCTCGCTGGGTTTCCGTGGCGAGGCACTGGCCAGTATCAGTTCTGTCTCACGTCTGGCATTGACGTCCAGGACGGCAGAGCAGGAGGCCGCCTCCCGGGTAGAGGTTGAGGGCCGGGAGATGGATGCCAGGATTTCTCCCGCCGCTCATCCGGTCGGAACCACCGTGGAAGTGCGGGATCTGTTCTTCAATACTCCGGCGCGCCGAAAATTCCTGCGTACCGAGAAAACCGAATTCAACCATGTTGAAGAGTGTGTGCGCCGGCAGGCCCTGAGCCGGTTTGACGCCGGCTTTACCCTGCGCCACAACCAGCGGGTGGTTCAGAGCCTGAGGCCCGCGGGTTCCGTGCTTGACCGCGAACGGCGCATCGGCGCCTTGTGCGGTCAGCAGTTCATCGACAATGCGGTGGTTATTGATGCCGAGGCAACCGGGCTTCGTCTCTGGGGTTGGGTGGCATTGCCGACATTCTCCCGCAGCCAGGCGGACCTGCAGTATTTCTTTGTCAACGGCCGGGTCATCCGTGACCGGCTGGTGGCGCACGCCGTGCGCCAGGCCTACCGGGACGTTCTCTACAACAACCGCCATCCGGCGTTTGTGCTGTATCTGGAAGTAGACCCGGCCACCGTGGACGTGAACGTGCACCCCACCAAGCACGAGGTCCGGTTCCGGGACGGCCGGCTGGTCCATGATTTTATCTTCAGAACCCTGCACAAGGCCCTGGCCGACGTGCGGCCGGATGATCATTTCCGGGGCGCGGTTGCCCAGTCCTTTGGCCGCGAAGCGTCGGCTCAGGCGGAAGGCACCCTGGCACCAGGTGCGCCCTCCGGTGCATCGTGGAATGGCCAGGCAGCGGTGCCGAACTACGGAGGCACCGGCACACCGTCCGGGTTCGGTGGCCCGTCCCAGCCCCAGCAGGAGTGGCGCGCCAGTGACCAGATGGCGTTCTACCAATCCCTCAATTCGGGTGGCGGAACCGGCGCCTCCGAATCGGCGGCCTCCGGGGCCGGGTTTGCCACGGCGATGCCGACACCACCGGCCGACAGCGATGAAGAGCCACCGCTGGGCTATGCCATCGCCCAGCTCCACGGCATCTATATTCTGGCCCAGAGCCGGGCCGGGATGATTGTGGTGGACATGCACGCGGCGCACGAGCGCATTACCTACGAGCGGATGAAACGGGCACTTGCGGAGCAGGACCTGAAAAGCCAGCCCCTGCTGGTACCGCTGTCGCTCGCGGTCAGTCAGAAAGAGGCCGCGCTTACCGAGAGTCATGGCGAGGAATTGCAGAAACTTGGCTTGCAGATAGAGCGGATTGGCCCTGAAACCCTCGCCGTGCGGCAGGTGCCGGCGCTGCTGCGGGGCGCTGATACCGAACAGCTGGTGCGTGATGTGCTGGCGGACCTGATCGAACACGGCCAGAGCGACCGGGTGGAGGCAGTCACGCACGAACTGTTAGGGACTATGGCCTGCCATGGCTCGGTCAGAGCGAACCGTCAGCTCACCATCCCGGAAATGAATTCGCTGCTCAGAGATATGGAAGCCACCGAGCGGAGCGGCCAGTGCAACCATGGCCGGCCGACCTGGACGCTGGTCACCCTGTCCGAGCTGGACAAGCTGTTTCTGCGGGGGCGCTAG